The following are from one region of the Biomphalaria glabrata chromosome 12, xgBioGlab47.1, whole genome shotgun sequence genome:
- the LOC106070287 gene encoding leydig cell tumor 10 kDa protein homolog gives MAQGKYKPSKIQVPGKKKEKKNKNKGVLKKGHILIAPKKAKLVEAAKLKKDLEKGIRACIEEELTAKTVSLEPRSLAMLKSSTSKTASTSSKKK, from the exons ATGGCGCAAGGAAAATATAAACCTTCTAAGATTCAAGTTCCTGGcaagaagaaagagaagaaaaacaaaaataaaggggTCCTTAAAAAAG GTCACATACTAATAGCTCCAAAGAAAGCCAAACTAGTGGAAGCAGCCAAGTTAAAAAAG gATTTAGAAAAAGGAATTAGAGCCTGCATTGAAGAAGAACTTACAGCAAAAACTGTTTCATTAGAGCCAAGATCATTAGCTATGTTGAAATCATCTACATCAAAGACAGCTTCAACTTCATCTAAAAAGAAATAG
- the LOC129921581 gene encoding all-trans-retinol 13,14-reductase-like, whose translation MLSIFEGTLSLILCILSNPWYLAAVLASCLSLHIIAVHFWGKKIGVNPLATDFRQPTKPCVIDIKARDAVLKQRFKASQVPEKLDVIVIGSGAGGLTAAVLLSRAGLKVLVLEQHDQAGGCCHTFVEKGFEFDTGIHYVGKLQDGTVNRTLLDQLTCGQLRWAPLDDEFDHIALGDTAKARIYKMKSGDERYVQNLIDLFPEEKDAISKYMELVKDASASMFGLSLLKILPRYIARFLVFTGLYKLVLKCYRRGYTDKTLQEVLDGLTNNKELKLVLSYICGDYGVVPKDVPFILHAAVIDHYIKGAFYPVGGTSEIAYHMIQSIEKFGGRVMVQAPVTKILCDDKGRVNGVKVGKNDFEIHASYIISDAGVMNTFNTLLPETVAKASFVYPMVTKVGPSVSYITTFIGIEGSSTDLKLPASNIWLHKTDDLNKSFELFLNTKPEDIEDMKIFFGFISFPSAKDPEWEKRFPGKSSALVITLAKWDWFSHWKDEKVRHRGEHYEGIKNLLGRQMWQQCLDLFPQLDGKKVYMEVGTPVSNRYYLACPQGEMYGLDQGKQRFSADAAWRLRVDTDIPGLYLTGQDTLTCGFTSAVVSGLLCASQILNRDLYSELLKLRKILTETEHCKNE comes from the exons ATGTTAAGTATATTCGAAGGGACGTTGTCCTTGATACTCTGTATTCTTTCAAACCCTTGGTATCTGGCAGCAGTCCTGGCATCCTGCCTGTCTCTTCACATTATAGCAGTTCACTTTTGGGGGAAGAAGATAGGGGTAAACCCACTTGCTACAGATTTTAGGCAACCTACTAAGCCTTGTGTCATTGATATCAAAGCAAGAGATGCAGTTCTGAAACAAA GATTTAAAGCCTCTCAAGTTCCAGAGAAACTAGATGTGATTGTAATAGGAAGTGGTGCTGGTGGTTTGACTGCCGCAGTACTACTAAGCCGAGCTGGTCTCAAAGTTCTTGTCCTTGAGCAACATGATCAAGCTGGTGGCTGCTGTCACACTTTTGTTGAGAAAGGCTTTGAGTTTGACACTG GAATACACTATGTTGGTAAACTACAAGATGGAACTGTCAACCGTACACTTCTCGATCAGTTAACTTGTGGTCAGCTAAGATGGGCACCATTAGATGATGAATTTGACCAT atAGCACTAGGGGATACAGCTAAAGCCAGGATATACAAGATGAAGTCTGGGGATGAAAGGTATGTTCAGAACCTCATTGACCTATTTCCTGAAGAGAAAGATGCAATCAGCAAATATATGGAACTAGTTAAG gatGCTAGTGCATCAATGTTTGGGCTCTCCTTGTTGAAAATTTTGCCACGCTATATTGCTCGATTCTTGGTGTTCACTGGATTGTATAAACTGGTATTAAAGTGCTATAGAAGAGGTTACACCGACAAAACTCTACAAGAAGTTCTGGATGGGTTAACCAACAACAAGGAACTAAAGTTGGTCTTATCATATATTTGTGGAGATTATG GTGTGGTACCCAAAGACGTGCCTTTTATACTTCATGCTGCTGTAATAGATCATTATATTAAAGGCGCTTTTTACCCAGTGGGTGGCACTTCAGAGATCGCCTATCATATGATCCAGAGTATAGAAAAGTTTGGTGGAAGGGTCATGGTTCAAGCTCCAGTAACCAAAATTTTGTGTGATGATAAAGGAAGGGTCAATG gtgTTAAGGTGGGCAAGAATGACTTTGAGATTCATGCCAGCTACATTATCTCAGATGCTGGAGTAATGAATACATTTAACACTTTACTACCAGAAACAGTGGCTAAAGCTTCTT ttGTCTACCCAATGGTTACCAAGGTAGGACCAAGTGTCTCATATATAACAACATTTATTGGAATTGAAGGCAGCTCTACTGACCTGAAGCTCCCAGCAAGCAATATATGGCTTCATAAAAC AGATGATTTGAACAAGTCATTTGAATTATTCCTGAATACAAAACCAGAAGACATAGAagatatgaaaatatttttcggATTTATTTCTTTCCCATCAGCCAAAGATCCAGAATGGGAGAAAAGATTTCCAg ggaAGAGTTCTGCTCTTGTGATCACTCTGGCCAAATGGGATTGGTTTTCTCATTGGAAAGATGAAAAAGTTCGTCACAGAGGAGAACATTATGAAGGAATCAAAAATTTACTTGGCAGACAGATGTGGCAGCAGTGTTTAGACTTGTTCCCTCAGCTGGATGGAAAA AAAGTTTATATGGAAGTTGGGACACCTGTCTCCAACAGGTATTATCTGGCATGTCCACAAGGTGAAATGTATGGACTGGATCAAGGGAAACAGCGTTTTTCAGCAGATGCTGCCTGGAGATTAAGAGTTGATACAGACATACCAGGACTTTATCTAACTG GTCAAGATACATTAACTTGTGGCTTCACGTCAGCAGTTGTCTCAGGGCTGCTTTGTGCATCCCAAATACTAAATAGAGATTTATACTCAGAACTTCTAAAACTGAGAAAGATTCTTACTGAGACAGAACATTGCAAAAATGAATAG